The genome window GACGAGCCAAAGGGGGAAGGGGCTCACGATGCCCTCGGGCGCCACGCTCGTCGTGAGATAGGTGGCGCCGGAGACGAACACCACCCCGATGAGCGCCTCGGTGAGCATCTCGGGCTTGCGCCTGAGGAGAACGCCCGACACGACGAGCGGGACGATGGCGCCGCCCACGTTCACGGCGATGAGCCACCCGTTCGAGAACCAGATCGGGATGTTCAGGAAGCCGCCGAAGAGCGTCCCGAGGACGATGGCGGTCGCTTCCTGCCGCGTGAAGCCCACGGCCTGGAACGCGCGATGGATCGCGCCGTAGATGAGATACAGCACGAGCAGCGAAAGCGCGACGGCCGCGAAGGCGAGGACCGCGTCTTCGAATCCGTTCGCCACGCGGCGAGCGAAGGGCGGGGCACGGTTTAAACGTCTCCGCCTGCGCCCGCGGCGTTCGGATCGCGCGAAACGCTTAAAGACGACCCGTGAGTATGGAGCGCGGCCAGACCCCAGGGGTTCCCATGTCCCTCGAGAAGGAGTACCAGCTGGAGTTCTTCAAGAAGAACGGATTCCAGCGCAAGATCTGCCCCACGTGCAATTATCCCTTCTGGACGCAGGACTCCACGCGCGCGATGTGTGGCGACCCGCCGTGCGTCGAATACTCGTTCATCGGCGCGCCCCTCACGAAGCGGGAATACTCGCTCCGCGAGATGCGCGAGAAGTTCCTCACCTTCCTCGAGGAGCGCGGTCACTCGCGCGTCAAGCGCTATCCCGTCGTCGCGCGCTGGCGGGACGACATTTACCTCACGATCGCGTCCATCGCGGACTTCCAGCCGCACGTGACGAGCGGCCTCGTCCCGCCGCCCGCGAACCCGCTCTGCATCTCTCAGCCGTGCATCCGCCTGAACGACCTCGACTCGGTCGGGAAGTCGGGTCGTCATCTCACGACGTTCGAGATGATGGCGCACCACGTGTTCAACACGCCGCAGAAGACCTATTACTTCAAGGACCGCACGGTCGAGCTCTGCCACGAGTTCCTCACGAAGGCGCTCGGCATCGACGGCAAGATCGTGACCTACAAGGAGAATCCGTGGAGCGGCGGCGGCAACGCCGGCCCCGCGGTCGAGGTCCTCGTCGCCGGTCTCGAGGTGGCGACCCTCGTCTTCATGAAGTGGGTCCGCGACGACCAGGGCCCCATCGACGTGAAGGGCGAGAAGTACCGCGAAATGGAGCTGCAGATCGTCGACACCGGTTACGGTCTCGAGCGTCTCGTCTGGGCCTCGAACGGGCGCGCGACCATCTACGATGCGCTCTTCCCTGAGGTCGTGAAGTTCATCACGTCCGCGGCCGGGCTCGAGGAGAAGCTCCGCGACCCGCGCCTGAAGGACATCCTCTCCGAGACCGCGCGCCTCGCGGCCCTCATGAGCGTGGATACCGGCACGAAGGTGCTCGAACTGCGCCGGCGCGTCCACGAGCGCCTCGTGCAGAAGGGCATGAAGATTGAATTCGAGGAGCTGCTTGCGATCCTCGAGCCGCTCGAGCGCGTGTACGCCATCGCGGACCACTCCCGTTGCATCGCGTTCATGCTCGGGGACGGCATCGTTCCGTCGAACGTCAAGGCCGGCTACCTCACGCGGCTCGTGATCCGCCGCGCCCTCCGCTTCGCCGACGAGCTGAACCTCACGGTCAGCCTCGAGGACGTCGTCGACAAGCAGCTCGAGCTCATGGCCGGGGACTTCCCGTCCGTAAAGGCGAACCGCGACGGCATCATGACCATCCTCGGCCTCGAGGTGGACCGCTACCGCGAAACGCTCGAGAAGGGCCGCCGCCTCGTCGAGCGCGAGATCAAGGGTCAGAAGACGCTCACCGCCGAGCGTCTCATCGACCTCTACGATTCTCACGGCATGGCTCCCGACATCGTGCGCGCCATCGCCGCGGACGCGGGCGTCGCCGTCGACGTGCCGGACGACTTCTACTCTCGCGTCGCGAACAAGCACTCGACCGGCAAGGCCGGCGAGGAGGCGTACGACTCCGCCGCGCAGGCCGCGGGCAAGATCCGCGACCTCCCGCCGACGCGGCTCCTCTACTACGAGGCCGCCCCGACGAAGGACTTCGAGGCCGTCGTCCTCCACGCGAAGGACGGCGAAGTGGTCCTCGACCAGACGGCGTTCTACCCCGAGGGCGGCGGCCAGCCCGCCGACGGCGGCGTCATCATCAGCAACGATCAGAGCCTCAAGGTCGTGGACGTCCAGAAGTACGCCGTCGCGAGCGGCTACGTCGTCGTCCACAAGATCGAAGGTGGCAAGGTCAAGACCGGCGAGGTCGTGCACGGCCGCGTCGACTGGGGCAAGCGCATGGCGCACACCCGCCACCACACCGCGACGCACATCATCCTCGGCGCGACGCGGCGCGTGCTCGGGAGCCACGTGTGGCAGGGCGGCGCGCAGAAGGGCTACGAGCGCAGCCGCGTCGACGTCGCGCACTTCCGCCGCATCACGGACGAGGAGCTGCGGGAGATCGAGCAGCTCGCCAACATGGTCGTGCTGGAGAACCTCCCGGTCGAGAAGATCTGGATCCCGCGCGACGAGGCCGAGCGCAAGTACGGCATGCAGCTCTACCAGGGCGGCATCCCCGAGGGCCGCGACGTCCGCGTCGTGCGCGTCGTCGACTTCGACGTGGAGTGCTGCGGCGGCACGCACGTCTCGACCACCAACCAGGTGGGCCCCATCAAGATCCTCAAGGCCGAGCGCATCCAGGACGGGCTCGAGCGCATCGAGTTCTCCGCGGGCCTCGCGGCCGTGCGTCAGGTCCAGAAGAAGGAGGAGCTCCTGCGGGAAGCGGCCGAGAAGCTCTCCGTCACCCCCGAGGAGCTCCCGAAGACCGTCGAGCGGTTCTTCAACGAGTGGAAGGAGCTGCGCAAGCAGGTCGAGGAGCTGCAGGTGTACGCCGCGCAGGCGCGCAAGGCGAAGCTCCTCGCTGCGGCCGAGACCGTGAAGGGCGTGAAGCTCGTCCTCGACAGGAGCGACCTCCCCATGGAGCAGCTCCTGAAGCTCGCGGGCGAGATCACGCGCGAAAGCGGCGTCGTTGCGATCCTGGGCTCGTCGAAGGACGGCGCGAAGATCGTGGTCGCGCGCTCCCCGGACGTCGCGGCCGTGAAGGCCGGCGACGCGGTTCGCGAGGCCTCGAAGGTCGTGGGCGGCGGGGGCGGCGGGAAACCGGACGTCGCCCAGGGCGGAGGCCCCGACGCCACGAAGCTCGACGACGCGCTCAAGGCCGCGCGCGACGTGGTCACGAAGGCCCTCGGCGCGTAGGCTTCATGGCCGCCGCCGTCGATCCCGGGCCGCGCGGGCGCGACGAGCGCAAGCCGTGCGAGTTCTGCATGACGCCCCTCGTGGATCCGATCGAAGAGCCGTACAATCTCGCGTTCATCGCGCACCTCCGCGCGACGCCGCGCTGCATGGAGCTCTTCTCCTACGGCATGACGAACCTGCGCAACGAGATGCGCGCCCGCGTCGGCAAGAAGCCGACCACCGACGGGCTGTGACCGCATGGCGAAGACGGTCCTTGTGACGGGCGCCGGTCGAGGCATCGGTCTCGCGGCGGCGGAGGCGTTCGAGCGAGCGGGATGGAACGTCGTCGCCACCGCGCGCGACCAGGCGGCGCTCGATCGCCTCGCGGCGCGCGGCTGGACGGCGATACCGCTGGACATCGAGCAGGCGTCCGCCACGGCGGAGGCGGCCCGACGCGCGCTCGAAGCGGGTCCGCCTTCGGTGCTCGTGAACAACGCGGGCTACGCCGAGCTCGGTCCGGTGGAGACCGTCGATCGGTCCCGCTGGCGTCGCCAGTTCGAGACCAACGTCTTCGGCCCTTTCGATCTCGCGCGACGTCTCCTCCCCGCGATGCGCGCGATGGGCGGCGGCCGCGTCATCCAGATGTCGAGCGCGCTCGGTCGGCAGAGCGCGCCATGGGCGGGCGTCTATGCCGCGAGCAAGTTCGCGCTCGAGGCCGCCACGGACGCCTTCCGCGTCGAGGTTCGCCCGTGGAACGTCGGCGTGACGCTCGTCGAACCCGGATTCGTGCGGGGCGATTTCGTCGACGCCGCCGTCGCCGGCATGGACGCGAGCCTCGAGCCCGGGAATCCCTACGACAGGTCCAGGCGCAACCTCGATCCCTGGCTCGCGCGCGTCCATCGCTTCGCGGTGACGCCTGAGCGCGTCGCCGCGGTCATCCTCCGCGAGGCCACGCGTCCGCGCCCTCGCGCGCGCGCCGTCGTCGGATTCGCTGCGCGCGCGTCGCTCGTCGCGCGCGCCCTCGCGCCGGGATCACTCGTCGATCTCGTGATGCACCGGGTCCTTTCGCGCTGAGTACGCGCCGCGCTTCGCGAGGTCGCCCCGTCGCGCGAGGATCTCCGGCGTGCGGCATACCCCCGGAAGACCCGCGACCTGCGGAACGGTACAATTGTTGCAGGACTCGCAGAGCGCCGCGGCCCCCGGCTCGTTGAGGAGCCTCGCGGCCGCGTGCGGCTCCGCGTAGAAGGGACGCGCCATCCCGACCATGTCGGCTCTGCCATCCCGAAGGAGCCGATCCATCTCGGCGCGGGTGCGGATGCCGCCCTCCGCTAGCACGACGAGGCCATCCACCTCGCGTTTGACCGCCGAGAAGAACGCCTCGTTCCACACGGGCTCGAAGGGGATGAGGCGCGCGGCAAGGCGGTTCGCGAGCCGCACGACGCGCGCCTTGCGGGGGGAACCGAACGCCCGCGCATACCCTTCCGCGAACCGGGGGTCGTCCCACGCGCGCTTCGGAAATCGGCCGCGGGCGACGGACTGGTCGCGCGTCACCCCGACCGTGACGGGCGCGACGGCGTCCACGCCCGCCTCGCGGCATGCGCGCGCGATGGCGACGCCGTCCCGGAGGGTGAGCGCGCCTCGGACGAACCAGGGCGCGACCGTTTCTGCGGGGATCTTCGCGGTCACGGGAAAATCGGGACGCGTCGCCCGGCGGATCTCCCTGACGACGAGCCGAAGGAACGCGGAACGGTCCTCGACGGTTTTTCCGCCGAACTCGTCCGATCGCTCATTGAAGACCGGGCTCCACAATTCCTGGAAGATGCTCCCGTTCGCGCCCGCGAGGTGGATGCCGTCGTAGCCCGCGTCGCGCGCGTGGCGCGCGGCCTCGCCGAAGGCGCGCGCGAGGGCGTGCAGCTCCTCGGTCGTGAAGACGCGCAGGTTGTCGATGCGCAGGAACCGGGCGCGAAGCATCGCGCGGAACCACCACGGCGGGCGGCTCACGGCATGGGTCGCAAGACCGGGATGGGCGGCGCGGTATGCCGCGTGCCACGCCTCCATCGACTGGAGGGCCCCGTGGCCGAGCTGCACGAAGAGGCGCGCCCCGTGCTGCTTCACGGCCGCGACGGCGGGCGCGAGGCCGAGCACGAAGGCGCGATCGTGGAAACGGCTCAAGCCCGGCGCCGTGCGGCCGCCTTCGGCCGTGACGAGCGACGCCCCCTGGAAGACGAGGCCCGCGCCGGATTCCGCGGCGGGCGCGAGCTCGCGTTCGAGGATGCGCGCGGCGTCGGGCTTGTTCGCGGCGACCTCGAGGAGCGGGGCGCGGTAGAGCCGGTTGCGGACCGTCGTCGAACCGATCGCGACGGGATCCTCGAGGCGCGCCATCGCGGTCGCGAGCGATCCCTCCGGGGTTGAATCTTCCTCATCGCGGCGGCGGGGCCGGGAGCATCGCGCCGCACGCGAGGCAGAAGGTGGATCCCGGGGAGACGGGACGGCGGCATTCGGGGCAGGGCACGCCGGCGGTTCCGGGGCCTCCTTCGCCGGGTCGCGACGGCAGCGTGATGGAAACGGACGTGCCGCGGGGCTCGTGGTGGTAGACGATGAGGGCGAGGGGGAGAAGCGTGCCGATGACCGCGATCACGAGGCCCGCGTGGAGCGCGCCCGTCGGGAGCGAGCCCACGATCTCGCCGCGCACGGCGTCGTCCGGAACGGCTTCAGCGACGCGCCAGAGATCGGCCTTAACGACCCAACCCGAGGCGTTGCCGAGGGGCGTAAGATCCGCCGTCACGTTCATCGTCCCCGTCGCCTCCCCGGAGGGGGCGTAGGCCGGCACTTCGAGCGTGACATTGGTGGCGTTCGCGGCGAGGACGCTCTCCCCCGCCCGCACCGTCCACCCGTCGCCGGCGCGTTCGGCGCGGGCGAGGAGGCGGCCCACGTGACGGGCGCTCTCGAGTCCGAGGAGGCCGCCGGGGGCGTCGCCGTCCCCCCACACGACGACCGTGCCGCGGCCGCCGTGGAACGAGGGGGACGAGGGGTCGAGCGCGGGCGCGGCCTTCGCAAGCGGCATCACGAGGACGCTCTCCCCCGGCCGCAGGGAGGCGGGTTCCGTGGGGCGGTACATCGAACCCGCGGCCTCGTCCGTAAGCGCCGCGGAGGATGCCCAGACGACCCCGACGTAGGAAACCCCGAGGAGGCCCGTGAAGAACCAGGCCCAGAGGGCGAAGCGGAGGCCGCGGCGCATGCGCCCCCATCGGGAGGGGGGGATTTCAATCAAACGGACCGGTCACAGTGGCAGCCTCCGGGCGTCGCGTTCGGAGAAGGAGCCTCTAAGCATGTCGGGGTCGTGAACGATTGAGGGATCGACGCGGCATGCGTCCACCGGAGGTCAAGAAAGTGAACGAAAGGACCGCTGTGAAGCTCCTCATCGTCGAGGACAATCCCGCCGACGCCAAGCTGCTCCGCCTCGCCTTCGGGGACCCCCGCTGGACGGTGGACATCGCGGAAACGGGCGCGAACGCCCTCCGCCTCGTCGACCGGAAGTATGACGCCGTGCTCGTCGACTATCATCTGCCCGACATGAGCGGCCTCGAGGTCCTCGACCGGTTCCGGGCGAAGGACCCCGCCCCGGCCTTCGTGTTCGTGACCGGCCAGGGCTCGGAGGAGGTCGCCATGCTCGCGCTGTCCCGCGGAGCCTTGGACTACGTCACGAAGGGTCTCGATTACCACGAGCGCATCGTGGCCGTCGTCGAGGAGGCGATGGACAAGCGCACAGACGCCTTGTCGGTCGGCGAGGACGTGCCGAGCCCCGACGCGCTCAAGAGCGCGCTCGCGCACGTCCGCCTCACGTCGCCCGTGCGCGGCTACCTCGTGATGAGCGCCGGCGGCCGCGCGCTCGGGGGCCAGCTCCCGGGCGAGGTCGACC of Candidatus Thermoplasmatota archaeon contains these proteins:
- a CDS encoding SDR family oxidoreductase, whose protein sequence is MAKTVLVTGAGRGIGLAAAEAFERAGWNVVATARDQAALDRLAARGWTAIPLDIEQASATAEAARRALEAGPPSVLVNNAGYAELGPVETVDRSRWRRQFETNVFGPFDLARRLLPAMRAMGGGRVIQMSSALGRQSAPWAGVYAASKFALEAATDAFRVEVRPWNVGVTLVEPGFVRGDFVDAAVAGMDASLEPGNPYDRSRRNLDPWLARVHRFAVTPERVAAVILREATRPRPRARAVVGFAARASLVARALAPGSLVDLVMHRVLSR
- a CDS encoding zinc ribbon domain-containing protein is translated as MRRGLRFALWAWFFTGLLGVSYVGVVWASSAALTDEAAGSMYRPTEPASLRPGESVLVMPLAKAAPALDPSSPSFHGGRGTVVVWGDGDAPGGLLGLESARHVGRLLARAERAGDGWTVRAGESVLAANATNVTLEVPAYAPSGEATGTMNVTADLTPLGNASGWVVKADLWRVAEAVPDDAVRGEIVGSLPTGALHAGLVIAVIGTLLPLALIVYHHEPRGTSVSITLPSRPGEGGPGTAGVPCPECRRPVSPGSTFCLACGAMLPAPPPR
- a CDS encoding NADH:flavin oxidoreductase encodes the protein MARLEDPVAIGSTTVRNRLYRAPLLEVAANKPDAARILERELAPAAESGAGLVFQGASLVTAEGGRTAPGLSRFHDRAFVLGLAPAVAAVKQHGARLFVQLGHGALQSMEAWHAAYRAAHPGLATHAVSRPPWWFRAMLRARFLRIDNLRVFTTEELHALARAFGEAARHARDAGYDGIHLAGANGSIFQELWSPVFNERSDEFGGKTVEDRSAFLRLVVREIRRATRPDFPVTAKIPAETVAPWFVRGALTLRDGVAIARACREAGVDAVAPVTVGVTRDQSVARGRFPKRAWDDPRFAEGYARAFGSPRKARVVRLANRLAARLIPFEPVWNEAFFSAVKREVDGLVVLAEGGIRTRAEMDRLLRDGRADMVGMARPFYAEPHAAARLLNEPGAAALCESCNNCTVPQVAGLPGVCRTPEILARRGDLAKRGAYSARKDPVHHEIDE
- a CDS encoding response regulator; this translates as MNERTAVKLLIVEDNPADAKLLRLAFGDPRWTVDIAETGANALRLVDRKYDAVLVDYHLPDMSGLEVLDRFRAKDPAPAFVFVTGQGSEEVAMLALSRGALDYVTKGLDYHERIVAVVEEAMDKRTDALSVGEDVPSPDALKSALAHVRLTSPVRGYLVMSAGGRALGGQLPGEVDPAALATSLAGMRSSFRALAAQLKAEARYVHLRLDNLGLVLEPIGQVGLLATVIEPPDAVLSARARTRDIIAELTLAWEKSG
- the alaS gene encoding alanine--tRNA ligase; protein product: MERGQTPGVPMSLEKEYQLEFFKKNGFQRKICPTCNYPFWTQDSTRAMCGDPPCVEYSFIGAPLTKREYSLREMREKFLTFLEERGHSRVKRYPVVARWRDDIYLTIASIADFQPHVTSGLVPPPANPLCISQPCIRLNDLDSVGKSGRHLTTFEMMAHHVFNTPQKTYYFKDRTVELCHEFLTKALGIDGKIVTYKENPWSGGGNAGPAVEVLVAGLEVATLVFMKWVRDDQGPIDVKGEKYREMELQIVDTGYGLERLVWASNGRATIYDALFPEVVKFITSAAGLEEKLRDPRLKDILSETARLAALMSVDTGTKVLELRRRVHERLVQKGMKIEFEELLAILEPLERVYAIADHSRCIAFMLGDGIVPSNVKAGYLTRLVIRRALRFADELNLTVSLEDVVDKQLELMAGDFPSVKANRDGIMTILGLEVDRYRETLEKGRRLVEREIKGQKTLTAERLIDLYDSHGMAPDIVRAIAADAGVAVDVPDDFYSRVANKHSTGKAGEEAYDSAAQAAGKIRDLPPTRLLYYEAAPTKDFEAVVLHAKDGEVVLDQTAFYPEGGGQPADGGVIISNDQSLKVVDVQKYAVASGYVVVHKIEGGKVKTGEVVHGRVDWGKRMAHTRHHTATHIILGATRRVLGSHVWQGGAQKGYERSRVDVAHFRRITDEELREIEQLANMVVLENLPVEKIWIPRDEAERKYGMQLYQGGIPEGRDVRVVRVVDFDVECCGGTHVSTTNQVGPIKILKAERIQDGLERIEFSAGLAAVRQVQKKEELLREAAEKLSVTPEELPKTVERFFNEWKELRKQVEELQVYAAQARKAKLLAAAETVKGVKLVLDRSDLPMEQLLKLAGEITRESGVVAILGSSKDGAKIVVARSPDVAAVKAGDAVREASKVVGGGGGGKPDVAQGGGPDATKLDDALKAARDVVTKALGA